From the genome of Phlebotomus papatasi isolate M1 chromosome 2, Ppap_2.1, whole genome shotgun sequence:
aaagagaaataTTGAATGTAATCTTTGcgtaatattgcccaaaataattgagtttgaacctttccaagtgggtggcgagaagtgattacagaactggcgaaaagtggtaaaaagtggcgacgaagtgattatttttgcattgttaataaaaatcagttttttaagtagtccaaaGTTAAATTGGAGCACTATTGTTTTCATGAATCTGCAGCCAATACATTTAAGTAaccttgtgtcaaatttgagttatcttgtaataagggttcaaaagtcatagtaaaattaattcccgtttttcctaaacatggcgataagtggttactccaccctatgctTTATTTTTGGTGCTCGTTGGGGCTTTACCCTATTGCTttagaatttaaatattcaaaaactaTCGCTTTCTTGCAGGCAACTATCCCCTAATTCTTCTTGGGACATCaggtttataaattttcttattttgccACAAATACTCTAAAGTCTAAACCTTCAATGAATCTACATTATTTTAACaaagcaattattttattatgtttGAAGTAATAACTTCAGTTATTGATTTATATAGAAATCTGACCTTAGCTGTTAATATGGTAACGATGCAAGATTTTCCTTAGTAGGGGAAACggaggcagaattagccagcagtAGAATTAGAGAGTGGAGTGTTATAGTTTTcctttattaaccctttaattcAAATCTTTATCAGTTCATTTTAAtcaagtttttcacaaattgcaggtaaagaaaaatttttatttgttggcTAATTCTGTCCTGGTTTCCCCTACAGTTCCCCCGAAGTAAATTTAGTGACATAAAAATTCCTTTTCCTCACAAGAGATTTCAAATTTTTGCTAGAAAATTCTACTTGGGATCCTTGGAGTTTCcgtgaaaatatttacaaaacaaaagtaatgTGTGTACCCCAATAAGGTCAAATAAATACTGAATCAATAATTAATCACATTAATCTGTCAAATATGCCCCTTATGCAGTTAAAACTAGTTTAATCTAAATTAATTAGGCTGTGCATAATCTTAAGAGTTTTCAAGAGTTCTTAAGTGACAAAATAGGGTGCTTTGACCTTAATCTTGTGGCAATTGGACAAAAATACAAGAGATTGCAGTTGTATATCAGCTAATTCTGGAATTCTTTGTTCTTCTTCATCTTGTTTTGCTTTGAATTTGTCATTCATCTGATTCATGCTCAAAAAATAATCTGCATGTTGCGCAGCCAGAAACCTTTCCCTTTCCTTTTTCAAAAGACTATTAGCTATTTTTCTgtgttcccaaaaaaaaaacaaaaatgcctGGAGATAGGGAATTACCTGAATTGCAGTGTTGGCTGAAGAACAACAGCATTGAGTGTGAGTCGACGGAGATGAGGCAGGTTTAGCTGAAAATCGATCGGTGTCTTCTCATTGGGCTCACCAAACTTCAACATATCCACATCTTTGCCCAATTCCAGTGATCTCAGTTGCGAACTGTGCTCCAGCAGTGTCCGCCAGGAATTTGTGGTGACACTGCTGCAGTACCTCATGGAGAGGGAGACAAGATTGTGGCGCAGGAGGATCTCCATGCCTCATCCGTGATTGGTGGAGTTCCTCAGAGGATACATACTTAAGGGGAGTTCGTGTGGTGTCCCGAAAGATGTAGATGAAGTGATTGTTTATGTCCCTGGTTCCAGTCTTGGTAGTACTTTAGTAGTCTGCAGACAAAAGTTTGGAAATGGAATTGGATGAGAATGTCTCAAAAAGGGAAGGGTGAACTGGGGGGGCTTCCAAGAGCCAATTTGTTACCTATCACAAATTTCATTTGGTATGTAAACTCCCTCATTGAGCTCCAAGTTGTGATCAAATTCATTCTCATCGCAGACAATGGATAGATTCTCGGAGAGAAACTTAAAGACAATCTCAAGGAGTGTAGGCAAGTCCTCGTCTAAGATGTTATTCTCTTTGAGCCGAACACGTCCACTCATTTTcgtcacacacaaaaaaaagagcTAACTTTTGGAGTTTTGTTAAGAATGTGCCTAAGCAAAATGAGCCACAGAGGATCTCCAGCGTGGATTTCTCCACCAAAATCACACAAACCAACTGTCCNNNNNNNNNNNNNNNNNNNNNNNNNNNNNNNNNNNNNNNNNNNNNNNNNNNNNNNNNNNNNNNNNNNNNNNNNNNNNNNNNNNNNNNNNNNNNNNNNNNNNNNNNNNNNNNNNNNNNNNNNNNNNNNNNNNNNNNNNNNNNNNNNNNNNNNNNNNNNNNNNNNNNNNNNNNNNNNNNNNNNNNNNNNNNNNNNNNNNNNNNNNNNNNNNNNNNNNNNNNNNNNNNNNNNNNNNNNNNNNNNNNNNNNNNNNNNNNNNNNNNNNNNNNNNNNNNNNNNNNNNNNNNNNNNNNNNNNNNNNNNNNNNNNNNNNNNNNNNNNNNNNNNNNNNNNNNNNNNNNNNNNNNNNNNNNNNNNNNNNNNNNNNNNNNNNNNNNNNNNNNNNNNNNNNNNNNNNNNNNNNNNNNNNNNNNNNNNNNNNNNNNNNNNNNNNNNNNNNNNNNNNNNNNNNNNNNNNNNNNNNNNNNNNNNNNNNNNNNNNNNNNNNNNNNNNNNNNNNNNNAGGTGCCCCATAGTTGACCAAAAAGCGATATTGGACTAAATTTCCTTAATTCTTCTGGGCACGGGAAATGTCTTTTCTTTCAAGAGGGGGGAAAGCAGcaagagagaagaaaaaaagaaaagcaagaGTGTTGATAAGAGGAGAGAAAGAAGGGCACAGTCAGCACAATAAGGATTTCAAGTGCAAATCTATTTTTAGTGCCCTACACACAAATCACACTGAATTTCCACCAAATTTCTGTTCAATTAGCTTCAATACTAAACACTTCACAATTTTTACGCACTATTTCACCAGCTAAATCCtgggaaaatgggaaaaaagcTGCAAAACTTGCCACTTTTTCCCTACAGAatccacaaaatattttgacagttatttgTCAATGGATTCTCACCAGACTTCTCAGCTGGTCGCTCCCTCCAGGACCAGTTTACAAACTGTATCGAAACTAGTTTCGAAACACCTCATGTAAAGTTTCGAAACT
Proteins encoded in this window:
- the LOC129800372 gene encoding protein zer-1 homolog, whose protein sequence is MSGRVRLKENNILDEDLPTLLEIVFKFLSENLSIVCDENEFDHNLELNEGVYIPNEICDRLLKYYQDWNQGHKQSLHLHLSGHHTNSP